The region CAACGAATCAAAAGGAGAAATTCAGCACTAAAGATGGAGCAGAAAAAGTTAATGAGAACCAGTATAGGAGTCTTATTGGGTGTTTGATGTACCTCACAGCCAccagaccagatataatgtttgctgtAAGTCTGCTTTCAAGATTCCAACATTGTGCTAGCGAAGTGCATTTCCAAGCTGCCAAACGGATTGTTAGATATATCAGAGGCACTACTGATTATGGTATAAAATACAGAACTTGTAAAAATTCGAAACTAAATGGTTATTCGGATAGTGATTTGACAGGTTCTGATGATGAAATGAAAAGTATAACAGGTTATTGTTTCAGTTTTGGTTCTGGAGTTTTTACATGGAGCTCAAAGAAGCAAGAAGTTACAACTCAAAgtacagcggaagcagaatatgTAGCACATAATGCTACTGTGAACCAAGCAATTTGGATTAGAAAAATACTTGTAGATTTACACATGGAGCAAACTGAACCAACAACCATTAATGTCGACAACCAAGCTGCAATTGACATTTCGAATGATCCTGTTTTTTATGGCAAGACAAAGCATTTCAAGATCAAATTTTATCATCTGCGAGAAGAACAAATGAACGGTGAAGTTAAATTGATTTATTGCAGGGGTGAGGATCGGAcagcagatatatttaccaaggcTCTTCCAAAAGCTAgatttgaaattttaagaaaCAAATTAGGTTTGTGCTACTACCAAGGCAAGGAGGAGTGTTAGAAATATGCCTTAGGTCGTTGCTAAATAATGGGTCATTGACCGACTCCTTTTAGATGTCGTTGATGTGTTTTCTTTTCTTGTTGATTATTTTTAGGAACAGTTTCCTGATAAGGTTTATCCTTATCTTTCAGTTTGTTATATTAGCTCTTTATATTGAGCAATGCAGTAAAAATAAAAAACTTCTCCAGtctcctgattttgctgattgaATATCAACAAATTTATTACGatcttaaaatattaaataatgaCAAATGATTCAACAACTATGTTCTTTCCCATTTATAGGAAAAGAGACATAGATTAGACAACATGAAATGAAAACAAAAAGATCAAGTGCCTCTCTAGCTTCTTGAAATTGTCTGGGGAACCCGAGAAAGGCCAGCTTTTGAGGCAGATATGTAATGAAAAACACAGATGAAACTGAATCTCTTACAGAAAGAAGCAGAAAATAAGCTTGAAGGAAACACACATGATTTTGCAAATAAAATAAGTAAAAAGAGAATAATATTAGAAAACATTTGTCTGTAAATCTTGTAGCCCTGGGTCGACTTCTGTATCTTCAGTTTCATCTTCTGTTCCAAAGAGAGGAGCTTCGAGCTTCGGAGGGTTCTGAAAAATTATAGCATTATATTTACAAGTAAATATTAGAGTCTAACTGCAGCCTGAAGATACTATGATGAAGCTGTGTGATTTAGTGTTTAAGATCCTGTTTGGTTAAACTATTATCTGAAGGTCATGTCAGTTGttgcaaaaatataaatttagCTACTCTTTTTCTGAAAGGAAAAGAAGTTTAGACAAACTCATTCTTTAGCATAGTCAATTAATTACTAGAAGTTTAGCCCTAAAATCATATTAGATTTCGTTCTACTGTGGCTATTGTTTTACCTCACAGCGGACTAGAGCCCAGTTGATTCCCCGGAAAAATGGATGTTGTTTGATATCATTAGCACCTTCGCGAGATCCCAATCTATTCTTTGGGTCTCTATGTAACAATCGATAAATCAGCTGTTTTGCTGAGAGACTCACCTGCAGCAAAAGAGTCAAAAGGATCGATTGTCAAACGTTTTACCATTGTACTGAAGTGGATTATTAACAACACAAGTAAAGGTCAAACTTCTATCTACATATGCATCACATTCATGATATAGTACTTAAAAGTTTAAATGTATAAGAAGAAAAAGGTTAGGTTTTCTTTTTCTGCATTATGAAATGATTGTTTCTAGTTTATGTATCCAAAACTTACCGCTTTACTTCCTGGAAATTTAAGATCCTTATGCAGAATGTTGGCAAATGTCCTTTGCCTTGTCTTTCCCCTAAATGGTGTATATCCATACAACATTTCATACAAAAGGATTCCTGAAGTAAGATGAGAAAGATCAGTAGAGTCAAGTTTAGGCAGATGTAAATTACTTCTACAAGAAATCTTATACAAGTTCATGATGTGATCTCCTAAAAGTTAAAATTTAGTTACCAAGAGCCCACCAGTCCACTGCACTAGTATGGCCTGCACCTGATATGATTTCCTGCATATTAGAAAACAGTGTCAACTAAAAAATACAGAATCTACTTTCAAACGGCATTATCAGTTTCATTACAAAAATTGTCAGAGCAAAACTAAAATTGCCAAAATATGATATATTTTATTCAATAGAAACAACAAATCAAAAGTGTGCATTAGTAAAAATGAATTTAGGATGAACTAACCGGAGCTATGTACTCTTCTGTTCCAACAAAAGAATTTGATGCTCTCATTGGCTCCGCCATGAAGATTGGACCTTTTTTATGCTTACTCTTATTGTTTATATCTGGAATCAAAAGCTGCATGAAAGAAGTGCTCCTTAAATCCTTTTAATAGTAATATTACAGTGCCTTGAACTTTGTCCCCTTAAATACTAGagttaaattttatattttttaaaatagcAGAAGAGAAGACACACCTGTGGCTTGCAGGATGTTAAGCAGGACAAATCAAAATCTGTCAAAGCCACATGACCACTGCTTTGGATCAAAATATTTTCAGGCTTCAAATCCCTGTAAATAATACCTGTGCCCAGACAAATGTGCAGCAACTAGATATCAGAATCATCAGTTACGAGTCCACCATTTAGAGGAAAATGTTGCAGATATGCATGTTATACATGTATTAGGTTATCAACTAATTTTTCCGAAATGAAAATCTTACATTGAGATACTATGAGAAGAAAATGAGTACTCTTCTGAGATACCCTTTTAAGTTTGAACATGCTTGTAGTACAATTAccatttaaatttttatatatcaCTTAAACTTAAAGGTAGAAAACAAAGTGAACATAAGGTTTACCTTGACAGTGAAGGTACTCCAAAGCTACAACAACTTCAGCAGCGAAGAATCTACGATAAGTTGAGGTTTAGCATAGTTGGATGGACAAATAATGAAGCAAAAGTAGTGAAAGAAGATTAACGAACGTAGGATCTTGTTGTTGTATTGAAAAAACAGAGGCACCATAAATAAGGTTGTAGACTACTTTATACTCGATAGATACTATTTAGCTCTTTGTATTCTACCTTACAGCATCTTCACTCATGACCTTAGTTGGTTGCCTGTCCAAAAGTACGAATAGCTCACCTCCGGAACAATAATCAGTTATCAGACAAATATGTGTACTTGTCTGCAAAATGTGAAGGAGATGAAACAATTAAAGCTAAATGAAGGCAGAGAGTAGTCTGCTTATTATTATCATTGGGAACACCAGCCTAATTTCTTTTCCTTTCATAGGATTGAAAAATCATaacttttttttatatatgtagTTTGAAACTGTCAAAGGGAACTACAAGTTTGCATACATACTTAGCACTCCTACTTAAAGTTATAGGCACTCCAGTGCTGAGTTTATATTGTGTTATGTTGCTCACCTGAAATGAAGCATATAATGCAGGAAGGAAAGGGTGATCTAGCATATCCAATATCTCTCTTTCCGCACAAGCTCTATGGACCTGCAGGAAAAGATAAAACAGGAAATTTATTCTGCAGCTCCATAATACTTCAAAGTCAACTAAGAGTACTTTATTTAGTTTACAAAGTTAGGCATTGAATTTGATGTTAAATACCTTGTTGCGATTGAGCATAATTCCTTTGTCCATTGCTTTCATCGCAAAGTATTCACCACTATCACACAATTCCACCAAATGCACACTGCAAGTTATGTCAACAAGGTAACATCAATGCTTGCAGAGAAAAAATGTATTATcagaaattcaagaaaaatgatAACATAGAAAGTAACTTAAGTCAAACCTGCCGGTATCCCCAGACCCTAAAGGCTTTACTGGCTTGAAATGCTTCAAGCCTAGCTGTTCACCGCTATTAAGGATCtgaaaaatattttccaaaagGAGGGGTTGAAATATTAATAGCAAATTCAGCAtcatgatatatttgaaagtcaATCAAACCTATGATTCTAGAAATATCAATTTTGtgattaaaaaaaaattataaaaaatatatcagtTATGTACAATGATGTTCAGCTGTTTCAATATGCAATAGTTTGATCAACAGAACATTCAACATTAAGTTGAGTTGCAAAACACCTTCTGAATAGCTTGCCATGACGAACTGTCCCTTCTATGAGGCTTTGGTTGAACAACCTTGGAGTGATTTTTCCATAAGTCTTCTGGCGTCTGAAGGATTGTTTAATTGAAGCGATTTCAAAAATTTAAACTAGGAATTGTAATTTCAATAATTTGTAATGTAGGACAGTGCTTACAGAATTAGCATCGGGGAGCTCTCGCACTGCTTCGTCAATATTTTCTGCAGTTTCTTTCACCTAAATATAGATTAGAATGAACTTTGTGAGAATGAAAAAGAAAAACCACtagtaaaaaaaataatttaaaaagtGAGGTTGCTCTATTTAAGAGTTTATACCAGCTTAGAATTTTCTTTCACAGTAGCCTCAGGAATACTGTTCTGGAGTGGCTCAACATGTTTACTTCCATCTAGTTGTACCCCAATAAAATACTGAACCTCTCCCTGTGCAGACAAAATAAGATTTTCAAATCAATGCATATTCAACAACTGCTTTCAGCCTGACTTTGGTGGTACTGTACCTTTTGGTCACGCATAGGCTGCAGATGAAACAAATTCCAGAATTTCTTGCCTGAGAGAGAGCAAAATGAAAAATAATGACTAAGATGAACCAAAGAAAAGATCACACACTCAGACACATGTATATAAAAAAGCCAAGGAAAGTATAATAAGAAAAAGAGCAAATTAAATACAAGATTAAGCCAAATGTACCAGTTTTAGTATAGTTAATAAGTTGAACAGTGACATCCTTATTGTTATCGATTGCATCCCTAATTTTCCTCACAGTGGTTGGATCAGTTTCGGGTCCCTGAAGAAACCTGTAACAGCAATTCAGGCCAATGATATTTAACTATTATTTACATTGAAAAGTTATTCACAGTGATGCTCAAACTATCAACATCTGTAATGACTGAAATAAAGACAAAACCAAATTATAGACAAAACCAAATTATAGAACACTCTGAACACAAGTCACACACAGTTAATCAGTGACTATATTTTGGTCCTCACCTGCAGTTTCTCCCCAAAATTTCTTCACGACTATACTCTGTCAACTCCAAGAAGCTATCAGATGCGAAAATCTGTTTTTTTCCGACAAATTAGTATCATCTTATCTATGTTTGCAAATAAAATTGAAATAAACACTGGTACGTAATTAATATTAAACAGCTGAGAATTAAAATAAGGACTTACAATGGGATTGTCGGGGAGCCTAGGATCAGTGATGACAAAGTTTTTCTCAATACGTTCAAGTGTAGTAGCAAGATCAATACCCTTTCTCATTTCTTTCTTTCTTGCTTTGTTATCCAAACTCTCTGGCCGATAATCATCATCGTCGCTCTCCTCCTCATAACCGCCAGTACCGAACTCATCATTTTCAGAACTAGCTCTGTTCTTCTTTATCAACCTACAGTATTTTATATAAAACACCAAGCCATTCTTAGCGTAAGTACACTGTTCTAAATGCATTCAGAGACTATCCAATATTTTTTCATATTAGTGGGGTACAAAATAATTGTGTACGTGGAGGGCACCTCTGCTTGCAAGCATAACTGGAAAATACATTAACATTGTAATTACTAATGCTAAATGTACCCCATGAAAGAACGACGTgtagttttcttgattttcttgtCTGGGACTTCGTTAATTTGCTGCATTGTTCTGACACCAGTGTGAGAGTTTCTCCTTGATGGCGGAAGTGGAGCCATGTTTTCAGTAGTTCGCTTCCCAAGGGCATCCAGTCGCTCCTGATCACTGCCTGGTGCAGATTTTCTTGTAATGACGGGACGTATATTAGTGGATTCGCTTAGTGCTCTCGGCCTCTTCACAGCTTGCAACAGTTCAGTAACCGAACTTGTTGCCATTTCTTTCTGCCGAGCTGCATGCATGTTTCCAATCATCTTATAGTAGCAATTTGTTTAAACTTTAATTATATATAACGAATTGTACTAGTATAATGTGTACCATCATATCGAATTAAAGATTCAGGAAGTCCATTGGGACGAAGGCTGTTCTCCTTGGCACCCTCTGTATGCTTGCTCACCTCCACCAGCAATCTGCACCCAGTTTTAACATCATAACAAATGTTTGGAAATTAGACTTGCATTATATAAATCGCCAAATTAGTGTAGttgaattaattatttttaagattaATAAAATTATCTATATATGAATATCATACTCTTTATCTTATAGTAACTATCTAATTATATGGCTTAGTATCAGAGATGACAACCACTGGGGTGGTACAAAGTGGCAGTGGAAGATTTGAACATTAAACTTACGCTAGATCGCACttataaattattagaagattaCTTAATCTAATTCAACTTGTGTATTTCTTCTTTCAAATTTTATTAAGTTTCAAACCAAATCAAATTACAGACAATTCCAAACACTAATACGACCCGTATGGTCACCCATACTTTATGTTTACATATCTTAATTATGTAAGTCGGGATGAATAAAGGTCGATCATCAATCGGAGGGTGGTTAGTAGATAGAAACCACATGCTTTTGATCTTGGCCTCAAACGAACCATCACCCAGAGGGTGTGGTTGGGCCATATATGCAGGAGTATGGGACTAGTTAGAGTTTGATTTTGACAGATGGTTGGGTCCTATGTTACATGCATTATTTTGTCATGTTGGAAAGATAAAAATTTAGATAATGCTTTAAAACTTGATGTTGATTGTAATAAAAATCCctctttcctttttcttttgcAAATGTAAATTAAAATGACCATGGTGTGTTAAACTGTTAATACCAGAACTTGTAAAACTTTTGTAAAATCGCGTGTGTGCGTGTAACATTAACATACCCGATGAATTTGAGAGTATTGCCATCTTCATCCTTTATGGGGGAAATAGTGAGAAGGTTCCAGAAAGGAGTTCCATCTTTCTTGTAATTCAGTAACCTTCCACAGTAACTCTTCCCCTCCTGCAAAGCTTCCCTTATTTTCCCAACATCTTCTGCATTTGTATCTGCGCCCTGCAGGAATCGGCTGCACATATATGCATGTGTGCAAGTACAACATCCAATTATTCACCATCAAATACATTAAGTATATGAAATAATGAAAATGATTCACTAAGACATGCTTTTCACTAGACTACACGACATATCAAGTAGCTATTCAATTAACTTTTTGCAGTAATATTCGGCAGAAAGGAGCTAAAGAAATTATGTACCAGTTTCTACCAATAACTTCTTTGGCAGTGTAACCAGTCATTTTAAAGAAACCAGCGCTGGCATAAAGAATGGGGAAATCAGGTTTTGTTGCATCGGATACCACAAATGTCTGTTGAAATGCGGATAATGCATTCTTCAAGTCCTCCGACACTCTTGGTATGTTCCCTCTACTACCTGCTAAATTAGTTTAAGTTAGAATTAAAACTCGATCATCAACCTCTTTGTTGCAAAAATGAAAAGGGGATATCACTAGAGTCTGATGCTCGTAATCATATTCATTGAGGAACATCCATCAATCATCATACTAAATTATTTTTTACGATTAAGTAATTAATATTGGTATATGTACCTTCACCATCTGACAGATCACCAGAATCTGGCATGGAGTTACCCGAGTTCCTCCGTGAAGTACCAGCTGCCCCAGCTGAACCAGTGTCTCCACCCGAGTTTCTGACTTTGACTCCCTGTGGCTTACCAGTCTCTTCATCAGTCTTCAACACCAGTCCCCACTCTGCAGCTCTCTTTGCTGCAGCACCCAATTCTCCCCCAGCATTTGCCACCGCAGGAGACTTCTTTCCATCATTGATAATGGTTGCAAGGGACTGCTTCTTTGGCGGCGTGGGAAGTGCCATCCATGAGGTGCTGATAGGCTGATCATCAGTAATTGATTGCGGCGGTGGAAGCTCAGCAGGGGTGGGTATGGATTGTGGGAGGGGAATGGGGAGGGGTGATGGCCTGGTAACTCTAGTGGGCTGATTGTTGTTAGTTGATGGGTTGAATACTTCTAGTGAGCCCCTCGAGTCTCGAGAAGTTGGTGCTAGATTCGGTTTTTTCTGTTCCATCTCTTTACTGCACTGCAAGCTGCGTTTATTACCAACTAGTATATAGTATGCATCTATCAAGTGTATAGTTTTGTAACATACATCGACAAGCAAAAGTTAATAAATGTAGCATCATATATATGTTATGCAAACTGCAGTTgtttgtagaataatatattttgttGTAATACAGACGAGTCTGAGACTCAGAGTACTTCAATAAAATTTGATACTCTGTAGAATTGAACCATGTATTGAGATTATATATTAAAGTTTGTGGTATATGAAAATGATGTAAAACTCATCTTATTTAATGAAATAGTATTATAAAAGGAGTGCATGTGATGTTTATGGAGGATATACACATTTGGATATGGTGATAAGAAGCTGAGATCACGGGGGACTTGGCAAATGAACAAAGAACACACAGATATGATATGATGATGTATGTGTGGGCAGTTCATTTATGAAAAGAAAATATAAGAACATGTAGGCCCTAACTTTGCTGTTTTAACTGTAACTGTAGCTGTATCTGTATATGCATGCATGTCCCAGTTATTAGTATGAAGCAAGTAGGAGTAGCACTATGTCTATACTACTACTAACAAATTAGTATAGCATTACGAAGAAGGTTACATACATGAACATGAATGAGTAAGCTCAGTATGCCAAGTTATTACTCCCAccaaaatgtatatatatatatatgtcatcAAGATTTATCAATGTCAGTCAGTTAAAGTGCAAGACATTGTTAGCATAAATTGGTGATTTGAAACTAGATAATACAACTTAGAAGTTACAAAGCATAATACTCGTTCCAATACAATTATataaactcagaaagagagagagagaccttGTAAGTGAAGCTGAACTTGTAAGTTGGTGAACTGCTGCGTTTTAGCCTGCAGCtgaaataaatgtatatataaGAAGAGTAGCTGCAGTGAGAGTGACAGTAGAAGATGTTATATATGAGGGGGATATGATAAATGAATGGGAGGAGATTGCATATATAGGAGAGAATAATTGCCGAAAAGGTTTGGCCTCCCATCCCTCTACACCAACAATTCACATGCCAGCCTAGCTAGCTGCCATCTACACCATTTCCCAGGTTCTATAAATCCAATCAATACCAATATTAGATATTGTCCGCAAGTAATAATTAGagtaaaaaataaataaacaaataggATCATTAGCTTATTTACTTCCAAATCCACCGATATCGAATCGAATACTAGGAGAATTATCTGGCAAGAATGGGTAGAGGCAGGTAAAAACACAAAATAGAATCCATATGAATGAAATAAAACCATCAAATCCATGCATGTTACCCTAGCCTCGCCTGCCCATCCTCTTCATTTGCATACAATGCTTCTCTTGTCTGCGTGTCTCCGCAACATGTCCAAGTGGGCTACATAATATCTATATACACTTTCAAGTAAATAACTCTAAGTTTTGCAGGTACAATCATGTTTTCATTGCAGCTACCTTCACAAAGCTGTACAAGCTGTTGGATATGTTACTTTCCACAATTAATTCaggtcatattttttttatggtCCACTTGGCTGTTCACGCTCAAGTTGTTTTTCCCCCTTTCTGACAATGATGTTTCGCAGCTACTTTTAATTACTTGATGTTCCAATTAATGTTTATTCTTAGATTTTTTTTCCCATTTTTCAGATTATATAGTAACTGATTTATTAAAGAGCATGCATGTAGAAATACTTTAACTAATTCAGTAATTTTGTTAATTAGTCTTGTTATGATTGCAATTGAGTTGAGCTCAAActcaaaaaaatatatttatgtcAGTTAATTGTGCTTTGCTAACAAAGTTGTTCGCAAACTACTAAGTATTTACTATATAGTAAATGTATGCTGTATGTTGCAAAATTTGAGTACGGTAAGTGCAAATCGAGAAGGAACAAAGATATGATATGTTAAATTTGAGTATAATAATTGCAAATATCAATGAAGAAGAAATAAAGATATGATATGTTAAATTTAAGTATAACAAGTTCAAATATCAATTGAAAAGAAACAAAGATATGCATATGTATCACTATCATATCATTCAGTAATGGCGATACAGTCTAGATTGATTGGGTAGGGACGGTGCCATGTGAATTAAACTCAACCAGCACTGGGGAAGAAGAGCAAGCAGACGAAATGAATTATCTGATTCAGCTAAAACCATCATGTCAGATCACACTCAGCACACATATATTAGCCAACTTCATTTGTTATATATACGTGGATTATTTGTACTTGCGTTGTAGCAAAAATTACCCATCCgaaatttctgaaaataaacaaATTAATTAAAGAGCGATATTCATAAATACGGATAAAAAAATGAATGTATTAGCCTATTGAATATGTTATCGTTATTCAAATTAAGGGAATTGATTTGTTTTTCTATCCTAGATCCCGATTATAGTCCCTATAATTATTATTGAATTCTATATTGTTTTTCTATCCTCGACCCTAACTATTGTCCCGGGATTAGTATTGAATTCGACAACCATAGTAGTTTAGTACCACTCTGTTAGTTGTGAGTACCAAAAACTGTCACACATTCGCAAATTATCATGTGGATACTAATTATGATACTCCGGGTGATAAAACACAGACATTGGTTTTACTATATGAACAATAGCACAGACTGCCTAAATAATACAGTGCAAACTGTATCAACGTGATCCTACAGTAGTTCAGAAATGGCCAGATCCAAAAATTATTGTCCAGAAAAAACTCTCCTAATAGCAATTAAGAACTTAATGCTAAAAGAAATGGATAAGAACTTAGGATGAATGTAGATTACGTGCACTGTGATAGGTGGTGATGATATCGAATTGTGGAAAATGCGATTAGACTCCTTTTCAGGTATGAATGTACTATCATAATCTCGGGGAGCCCAGGAGTTGGAGAAGATGCAGAGTAGGTGCATTCAAATTTTTCAGGGTTGTATTATGTATGGTAGTATTGAAAAAATGCAGGCTTATACGTCTGTGTGCCAAAAAATACAATTAAATTTAACTGGTTTAATGGTACTCTAAACTTCAGCAGGAGTTAACACTGATTCTTAACAAATTCTGTTTGATATGTACGATAATTGGAGCTCACATAAAAATGAGTCATAATCGAAGCATCCAAAGTTTAGTTGGAAGTCGTTTACTCGACTCTTCCGGTCTCTAATCCAACAGTTGATCTGCTACGAGAAGCGCTGATGATCCATCACACTCACAGTTTAATGAAGCAATACAGGTTTCAACTTTCAAGTCCCACAGGAACCAGAAAACCATATAAGAACAACTTTTTGTTTTTTAATTGGTACAGAAATGCTTATCATGATTTATAGAATATTACCAACTACCGGTTCCCTTCAGTGACTCCAAACAATAACATAGATTAAAAAGAATCTTCGCCCTTCATCAAAATTATGATTCTACGAGCAAAACACAACACTGTTTCTTTCATTAGCTGGTTCCGTCATTAGCTGGTTCCCATACCAGCCAAGGCATTTTAAACTGGTGTCTGCATGTATGTAATGTTtatacttaaaaaaaattcaaaaatgaAAACCGGAGTCTATTTCTCCAGATTTCTGAAACTGATACATGAACTAACAATTTTCTCAAATgcttttcaaaaaaaaaagaactATCCCAGCATACCGTCATCTGCTCAAATATACAAGGAGAAAAGCAAGATCAAAAAAGGCAGATATAAATATTACTATGTTCCATACCAGGGCACCTGTCATCATGATGTGTTCCAAAATTGATAATCAGAAAGTACCTGTATGTACTCAATTACTAGTCCTAATTATTCGTCCATCATAATTTTCTCCAGCTCAACTGAGATTCTGTTCATTGTCTTTCACATAAGGTCTTCGGGAGTTCTGAACAGGGTGAACTTGAGGATCATATGTTTGTGAAGCAAGGTAAGCCAAAGCCGTCGCCACATCAGCTACAACGGGCCGTTGAGAAGGTTCCTCCTGTACACACATTGCAGCAATTGCAAGAGCTTGATATAACCCTTTTACTGGATAATGGCCCTGGAGCTCAGGGTCTGCCATCTGGTATAATTTCTTTCGATCCTTAAACAGAGGTCGCGCCTacaaaattttcaagaattaGTGTTTTCTCGGTATATTCCATGCATTGAAAATGATACCCAATTAATAACTTGACTATCAACTTTGTGGACTAAAATCTACATACTTCGCAGCACACTTATGAATGCTAGACATGAATTATCTATGTAAAGGTTACACAGCACCGGTTTTTTGCTCATATTATGAACATTTACAAGTCTTTGTGCGGAGTGCAATATGGTCAGGTTCTGTTATTACCGATAGTTAAAATACACGGTGCTGTGCTGGAAAATAGACttttagtttaatttttattaaaacaTGAAGTAGGAATTAAGTTTGAATTTGCATTAATAAAGCTGATGAATGCTGGGATGACTTTATACAGGCTGTAATAGCCATTATAAGAAATAGGTCTTCAATGTAATTTGTGAAaaacattattcattgttcacGTCCATATATTAATATTACTACTGTgctatatataaatattatagcTGATGGTAACACCAAACAACAATTTGCCTAAAAGCTCTAGATTCTATTACATGTGGCCCCTATTTCTAATCAATCACGATAGTTCAGCTATAACTACTACTTTAAATTCCCAACTGAAAAAGATAGCAACCCAGTACATGACTCTTCTAACAGtcacaaaatatatattatacagCATATCTACATGTGAATATCAATCATTTGACACCTTTATTTACTGACTGCTAACATGATGGCACTTAGATAAGAAGATACAACTACGGCTGATGCAAATAGTAGAACTAGGACAAACATGCTTAGTTCCACCTGAAGCTCAC is a window of Apium graveolens cultivar Ventura chromosome 11, ASM990537v1, whole genome shotgun sequence DNA encoding:
- the LOC141698582 gene encoding phototropin-1 isoform X1 gives rise to the protein MEQKKPNLAPTSRDSRGSLEVFNPSTNNNQPTRVTRPSPLPIPLPQSIPTPAELPPPQSITDDQPISTSWMALPTPPKKQSLATIINDGKKSPAVANAGGELGAAAKRAAEWGLVLKTDEETGKPQGVKVRNSGGDTGSAGAAGTSRRNSGNSMPDSGDLSDGEAGSRGNIPRVSEDLKNALSAFQQTFVVSDATKPDFPILYASAGFFKMTGYTAKEVIGRNCRFLQGADTNAEDVGKIREALQEGKSYCGRLLNYKKDGTPFWNLLTISPIKDEDGNTLKFIGLLVEVSKHTEGAKENSLRPNGLPESLIRYDARQKEMATSSVTELLQAVKRPRALSESTNIRPVITRKSAPGSDQERLDALGKRTTENMAPLPPSRRNSHTGVRTMQQINEVPDKKIKKTTRRSFMGLIKKNRASSENDEFGTGGYEEESDDDDYRPESLDNKARKKEMRKGIDLATTLERIEKNFVITDPRLPDNPIIFASDSFLELTEYSREEILGRNCRFLQGPETDPTTVRKIRDAIDNNKDVTVQLINYTKTGKKFWNLFHLQPMRDQKGEVQYFIGVQLDGSKHVEPLQNSIPEATVKENSKLVKETAENIDEAVRELPDANSTPEDLWKNHSKVVQPKPHRRDSSSWQAIQKILNSGEQLGLKHFKPVKPLGSGDTGSVHLVELCDSGEYFAMKAMDKGIMLNRNKVHRACAEREILDMLDHPFLPALYASFQTSTHICLITDYCSGGELFVLLDRQPTKVMSEDAVRFFAAEVVVALEYLHCQGIIYRDLKPENILIQSSGHVALTDFDLSCLTSCKPQLLIPDINNKSKHKKGPIFMAEPMRASNSFVGTEEYIAPEIISGAGHTSAVDWWALGILLYEMLYGYTPFRGKTRQRTFANILHKDLKFPGSKAVSLSAKQLIYRLLHRDPKNRLGSREGANDIKQHPFFRGINWALVRCENPPKLEAPLFGTEDETEDTEVDPGLQDLQTNVF
- the LOC141698582 gene encoding phototropin-1 isoform X2 — translated: MEQKKPNLAPTSRDSRGSLEVFNPSTNNNQPTRVTRPSPLPIPLPQSIPTPAELPPPQSITDDQPISTSWMALPTPPKKQSLATIINDGKKSPAVANAGGELGAAAKRAAEWGLVLKTDEETGKPQGVKVRNSGGDTGSAGAAGTSRRNSGNSMPDSGDLSDGEGSRGNIPRVSEDLKNALSAFQQTFVVSDATKPDFPILYASAGFFKMTGYTAKEVIGRNCRFLQGADTNAEDVGKIREALQEGKSYCGRLLNYKKDGTPFWNLLTISPIKDEDGNTLKFIGLLVEVSKHTEGAKENSLRPNGLPESLIRYDARQKEMATSSVTELLQAVKRPRALSESTNIRPVITRKSAPGSDQERLDALGKRTTENMAPLPPSRRNSHTGVRTMQQINEVPDKKIKKTTRRSFMGLIKKNRASSENDEFGTGGYEEESDDDDYRPESLDNKARKKEMRKGIDLATTLERIEKNFVITDPRLPDNPIIFASDSFLELTEYSREEILGRNCRFLQGPETDPTTVRKIRDAIDNNKDVTVQLINYTKTGKKFWNLFHLQPMRDQKGEVQYFIGVQLDGSKHVEPLQNSIPEATVKENSKLVKETAENIDEAVRELPDANSTPEDLWKNHSKVVQPKPHRRDSSSWQAIQKILNSGEQLGLKHFKPVKPLGSGDTGSVHLVELCDSGEYFAMKAMDKGIMLNRNKVHRACAEREILDMLDHPFLPALYASFQTSTHICLITDYCSGGELFVLLDRQPTKVMSEDAVRFFAAEVVVALEYLHCQGIIYRDLKPENILIQSSGHVALTDFDLSCLTSCKPQLLIPDINNKSKHKKGPIFMAEPMRASNSFVGTEEYIAPEIISGAGHTSAVDWWALGILLYEMLYGYTPFRGKTRQRTFANILHKDLKFPGSKAVSLSAKQLIYRLLHRDPKNRLGSREGANDIKQHPFFRGINWALVRCENPPKLEAPLFGTEDETEDTEVDPGLQDLQTNVF